A genomic stretch from Rhabdothermincola salaria includes:
- a CDS encoding D-2-hydroxyacid dehydrogenase, with protein sequence MDSEPVVVAILHPPEWCGSEGEFDAAVAALEAVDPRVEVVQATYVEDHERRSARGLDTDPSLRADAPPVPDEVRAALGRAEVAVAIDLPFDVAELAPRLRWVQSVGAGTTQLQSAGLGPAGIRLTSNAGANSVGIAEFAIGRLLEAAKRFRELDALQVEHRWEPLYGPQLQGRTIGLLGYGPINRAVAVRAHAFGMPVLATRRTEGAPPEPPVEAFFAPDRLHEMLGRCDAVVAAVPETPETAGMMDAAAFRAMRPGATFVNVGRGSLVDEAALVDALRSGHLGAAAIDVAHREPLPADDPLWDVPGLAVSAHCASSPTGMFAALYRHVADNLARHLRGRSLVDEVDLVRGY encoded by the coding sequence ATGGACAGCGAGCCCGTCGTGGTGGCCATCCTCCACCCGCCCGAGTGGTGCGGTTCCGAGGGGGAGTTCGACGCGGCGGTCGCCGCCCTCGAGGCCGTCGATCCCCGGGTCGAGGTGGTGCAGGCCACCTACGTGGAGGACCACGAGCGGCGCAGCGCCCGCGGCCTCGACACCGACCCGTCGTTGCGGGCCGATGCCCCCCCGGTACCGGACGAGGTGCGTGCCGCCCTGGGCCGGGCCGAGGTGGCGGTCGCCATCGACCTTCCCTTCGACGTGGCCGAGCTGGCCCCCCGGCTGCGATGGGTGCAGTCCGTCGGTGCCGGGACGACCCAGCTGCAGTCCGCCGGCCTGGGTCCCGCCGGGATCCGGCTCACCTCCAACGCCGGCGCCAACAGCGTGGGCATCGCCGAGTTCGCGATCGGCCGGCTGCTGGAGGCGGCCAAGCGCTTCCGGGAACTCGACGCCCTGCAGGTCGAGCACCGCTGGGAGCCCCTCTACGGCCCCCAGCTGCAGGGCCGAACCATCGGGTTGCTGGGCTACGGGCCCATCAACCGGGCGGTGGCCGTCCGCGCCCACGCCTTCGGCATGCCCGTGCTGGCCACCCGCCGCACCGAGGGCGCCCCACCCGAACCACCGGTGGAGGCCTTCTTCGCACCGGACCGGCTCCACGAGATGCTGGGCCGTTGCGACGCGGTCGTCGCCGCCGTCCCCGAGACACCCGAGACGGCCGGGATGATGGACGCCGCCGCCTTCCGGGCCATGCGGCCGGGTGCCACCTTCGTCAACGTGGGCCGAGGGTCGCTCGTGGACGAGGCGGCGCTGGTGGACGCGCTGCGGTCCGGCCACCTCGGCGCCGCCGCCATCGACGTCGCCCACCGCGAGCCGCTCCCGGCCGACGACCCGCTGTGGGACGTGCCCGGCTTGGCCGTCTCGGCCCACTGCGCCAGCTCCCCCACGGGGATGTTCGCCGCCCTCTACCGTCACGTCGCCGACAACCTCGCCCGCCACCTGCGCGGTCGATCCCTCGTCGACGAGGTCGACCTCGTGCGGGGCTACTGA
- a CDS encoding Fur family transcriptional regulator, with amino-acid sequence MRADLHEITSERLAADGQRYTRNRRAIVGILGDADRPLALAEVLDLGDELAQSSVYRNLAVLEGAGVVRKVVATDEFARYELAEDLTGHHHHLLCTGCGAVEDFTLPAEVEQALDAALTTAADDAGFEGTHHRLDLVGHCARCA; translated from the coding sequence ATGCGGGCAGACCTCCACGAGATCACCTCCGAGCGCCTGGCTGCCGACGGCCAGCGCTACACCCGCAACCGTCGCGCCATCGTGGGCATCCTGGGCGATGCCGATCGGCCGCTGGCCCTGGCCGAGGTCCTCGACCTCGGCGACGAGTTGGCCCAGAGCTCGGTCTACCGCAACCTCGCCGTGCTCGAGGGCGCCGGTGTGGTGCGCAAGGTGGTGGCCACCGACGAGTTCGCCCGCTACGAGCTGGCCGAGGACCTCACCGGCCACCACCATCACCTCCTCTGCACGGGCTGCGGGGCGGTGGAGGACTTCACCCTGCCCGCCGAGGTCGAGCAGGCCCTCGACGCCGCCCTGACGACGGCGGCCGACGACGCCGGGTTCGAGGGCACCCACCACCGCCTCGACCTGGTCGGGCACTGCGCCCGCTGCGCCTGA
- a CDS encoding META domain-containing protein encodes MRHRSSPLRAGLLLLALLAVTAAACGDDSGDGSATEPPREADASAPIGNFVLESYRGPDGTVPAVEGSEAVLVLAPDSFNADTGCNVLNGTVDATDPPAITFEPGQMTLRGCVDPAVTAQEQALVDGLARVTDFELEGETFTLLDEAGDVLFTFVAGLAGLEGTGWTVTGVNTGNALEGTDLTGALSLEFAADGTVSGNGGCNSFSGSFTTDGDTIAISDIATTMMACEPDVATLEQQYTAALETATTFELAGTTLTLRDDEGAMQVTLTLASES; translated from the coding sequence GTGCGCCATCGTTCGTCTCCCCTCCGTGCCGGCCTCCTCCTGCTCGCGCTCCTCGCCGTGACGGCGGCGGCCTGCGGCGACGACAGCGGTGACGGCTCCGCCACCGAGCCGCCCCGGGAGGCTGACGCGTCCGCTCCCATCGGCAACTTCGTGCTCGAGTCCTACCGCGGTCCCGACGGCACCGTGCCCGCCGTCGAGGGCTCCGAGGCGGTGCTGGTCCTGGCCCCCGACTCGTTCAACGCCGACACCGGCTGCAACGTGCTCAACGGCACGGTGGACGCCACCGACCCTCCTGCCATCACCTTCGAGCCCGGCCAGATGACTCTGCGGGGCTGCGTCGACCCCGCCGTCACCGCCCAGGAGCAGGCCCTCGTCGACGGCCTGGCACGGGTCACCGACTTCGAGCTCGAGGGCGAGACCTTCACCCTCCTCGACGAAGCCGGGGACGTCCTGTTCACGTTCGTCGCCGGCCTGGCGGGGCTGGAGGGCACCGGCTGGACCGTCACGGGGGTGAACACCGGGAACGCCCTCGAGGGCACCGACCTCACCGGGGCCCTGTCGCTGGAGTTCGCGGCCGACGGCACGGTGAGCGGCAACGGAGGCTGCAACTCGTTCAGCGGCTCGTTCACCACCGACGGCGACACGATCGCCATCTCCGACATCGCCACCACGATGATGGCCTGCGAACCCGACGTGGCCACCCTCGAGCAGCAGTACACCGCCGCCCTCGAGACCGCCACCACCTTCGAGCTGGCCGGCACCACCCTCACCCTCCGCGACGACGAGGGGGCCATGCAGGTCACCCTCACCCTCGCCTCGGAGAGCTGA